From Bacillus sp. FSL K6-3431, the proteins below share one genomic window:
- a CDS encoding extracellular solute-binding protein — protein MKSQIQLYKLPIYLFIGLLALMLVLSACSNKSSKEGEDKEKKYKISILTEYHTAEPPTKDNPITKEFEKRTNTELDILWTSPNTFDEKISVTLASGNIPDLMKLPDVTHPNFQELVKKGVFWDLTPYIQDYPNLMEYPEQTWKATSVDGKNYVIPSVRPLEGASSLPAVRKDWLDNLEMDVPESMDDLFEVLKSFTNDDPDGNGKDDTIGYSARGFAWVYDTFTNSNGKWKLADGELIDATLEPGTKNALIWLQKVYDEGLMPKDFAVMQQSQSEDLAKGGIAGVSSDTVEGIYRSTMEAEKIDPKADFLPLSWLMNDEGEKYVGQSKGYSFVYAIPKTVPEDKMKRILELMDYGASEEGFELACYGLEEIHFTVDENGFKTATEQALKDSVAQASFGKIFERSDPYLWAYRTGMPKEIFERNKGIIDERSKVSLSNLSIGIISETYNKYGTEFEKKIEDLKVKVIMGKEPIEAWDRFVNELKSDDNYQKIIEEMNIGYREKYGN, from the coding sequence ATGAAATCACAAATTCAATTGTATAAGTTGCCTATTTATTTGTTCATTGGCTTACTTGCATTGATGCTAGTTTTATCCGCATGTTCCAACAAAAGTAGTAAGGAAGGTGAGGACAAAGAGAAAAAATATAAGATTTCAATTTTAACAGAATACCATACAGCTGAACCGCCTACGAAGGATAACCCGATTACAAAGGAGTTCGAAAAACGCACAAATACAGAGCTTGATATCCTTTGGACTTCCCCCAATACGTTTGATGAAAAAATTAGTGTTACGCTTGCTTCCGGTAACATCCCTGACTTGATGAAACTTCCTGATGTAACGCACCCAAACTTTCAAGAGCTAGTCAAAAAGGGAGTGTTTTGGGATTTAACACCATATATTCAGGATTACCCTAATTTAATGGAGTACCCTGAGCAAACTTGGAAAGCAACTAGTGTAGATGGGAAGAATTATGTTATTCCTTCTGTTCGTCCTTTAGAAGGAGCATCATCCCTTCCCGCAGTAAGAAAAGACTGGTTAGATAATCTTGAAATGGACGTACCTGAGAGCATGGATGATTTGTTTGAGGTTTTGAAATCTTTTACGAACGATGATCCAGATGGAAATGGTAAAGACGATACCATTGGCTACTCTGCACGTGGTTTTGCTTGGGTGTACGATACATTTACTAATAGTAATGGCAAGTGGAAATTAGCTGATGGAGAGTTAATAGACGCTACTTTAGAACCTGGTACAAAAAATGCTTTAATTTGGTTGCAAAAGGTATATGATGAGGGCCTGATGCCTAAGGACTTTGCTGTAATGCAACAATCTCAATCAGAAGATTTAGCCAAGGGTGGTATAGCCGGTGTTTCTAGTGATACCGTAGAAGGAATTTATAGATCGACGATGGAAGCAGAAAAGATTGATCCGAAAGCTGACTTTTTGCCGTTGAGCTGGTTGATGAATGATGAAGGCGAAAAATATGTCGGACAATCAAAAGGCTATTCATTCGTTTATGCGATTCCAAAGACAGTCCCTGAAGACAAAATGAAAAGAATTCTTGAGCTAATGGATTATGGGGCGTCTGAAGAGGGATTTGAGCTAGCATGTTATGGTCTTGAGGAAATTCATTTTACAGTTGATGAAAATGGATTCAAAACCGCAACTGAACAAGCGCTTAAAGATAGTGTAGCCCAAGCTTCTTTTGGTAAAATTTTTGAAAGGAGTGATCCATATTTATGGGCTTACCGTACAGGGATGCCGAAAGAAATATTTGAAAGAAATAAGGGGATCATTGATGAAAGATCGAAGGTTAGTCTTTCTAATCTATCGATAGGTATAATCTCTGAAACATATAATAAATATGGAACTGAATTTGAAAAGAAAATTGAAGATCTGAAGGTAAAGGTGATAATGGGAAAAGAACCAATTGAAGCCTGGGATAGATTTGTGAATGAACTAAAATCAGATGATAACTATCAAAAAATAATTGAAGAAATGAATATAGGATATAGGGAAAAATACGGAAACTAA
- a CDS encoding ABC transporter permease produces MKTKEQTRSSSFWPKFKRDRYLYLLLAPGLIFFILFKYIPMWGIIISFQDYSPYDGVLGSAWVGLDHFKRFFTTDDFYMLFRNTMMINLLNLTFFFPMPVILALLLNELRSNSYKRVIQSVIYLPHFLSWVIIAGISFLLLSQTGIVNNLFVIIGLSEYDFLTNSSTFWYLLTAQSIWKDAGWGTIIFLAAIAGVNSELYEAAKIDGASRLRQAWHITLPAIRGVIIILFILRLGNIMDVGFEQVFLMMNGAVSEVADVFDTYTYRIGIIGGQFSYSTAIGLFKSIVGLILVVAANSMAKRFGEEGVY; encoded by the coding sequence ATAAAGACAAAAGAGCAGACTCGTTCTTCTAGTTTTTGGCCAAAGTTTAAACGAGATAGGTATCTATACTTGTTGCTAGCACCAGGTCTGATTTTCTTTATCTTGTTTAAATACATACCGATGTGGGGAATTATCATTTCCTTTCAGGATTATTCCCCTTACGATGGTGTGCTTGGTAGCGCCTGGGTAGGATTGGACCATTTTAAACGTTTCTTCACAACGGACGACTTTTATATGTTATTTCGAAATACAATGATGATTAATTTATTAAATCTCACATTCTTTTTTCCAATGCCTGTTATACTCGCTCTACTCTTAAATGAACTTCGAAGTAATAGTTATAAAAGGGTTATTCAATCGGTAATATACCTTCCTCATTTTCTATCATGGGTCATTATAGCCGGTATTAGTTTCTTACTTTTGTCACAGACGGGAATAGTAAATAATTTGTTTGTAATCATAGGATTAAGTGAATATGATTTTTTGACAAACTCTAGTACTTTCTGGTATTTATTGACGGCACAAAGTATTTGGAAAGATGCAGGATGGGGAACGATCATATTCTTGGCAGCTATCGCTGGAGTTAACTCAGAACTGTATGAAGCGGCTAAAATCGATGGCGCATCTCGATTAAGGCAAGCCTGGCATATTACACTACCAGCAATTAGGGGTGTCATAATTATATTGTTCATCTTAAGACTCGGTAATATAATGGATGTCGGTTTTGAACAAGTATTTCTTATGATGAACGGAGCTGTTTCAGAAGTGGCTGATGTATTTGATACGTATACGTACCGAATCGGTATTATAGGTGGTCAGTTTAGTTATAGCACCGCTATTGGATTATTTAAATCCATCGTTGGTTTAATTTTAGTAGTCGCCGCTAATAGTATGGCTAAAAGGTTTGGAGAAGAAGGGGTCTATTAA
- a CDS encoding carbohydrate ABC transporter permease, with the protein MNARLKEHSLDIFIIGLLAIIGIATLFPIYYVFVVSFTDPLEYVQKQGFILFPERWSTAAYQYLLSSGSFLSALGVSTFLSVVGTALSLILTSAMAYALSRKRIIGRKVIMILILFTILFSPGMIPPYLLVRDLGLLDSIWSLILPVLTSGWYVILMKSFFDNIPLELEESALMDGCNDLGVFFRIMIPLALPAMAAFGLFYAVSYWNTFFHAVLYINDPGKWPLQVLLRNMLIESSTASGGGSNAVEMLSEQNIPTQTLKMAAVVIATLPILFVYPFLQKHFAKGVMLGSVKG; encoded by the coding sequence ATGAATGCTAGATTAAAAGAACATTCACTAGATATTTTTATCATAGGCTTATTGGCCATTATTGGAATAGCGACTTTATTTCCTATCTATTATGTCTTTGTTGTCTCTTTTACTGATCCGTTAGAATATGTACAAAAACAAGGTTTCATTTTATTTCCAGAGAGATGGTCTACTGCTGCTTATCAATACCTGTTATCATCAGGTAGCTTTTTAAGTGCATTAGGTGTAAGCACCTTTCTTTCGGTTGTTGGAACAGCCTTAAGTTTAATACTTACATCTGCTATGGCTTATGCGTTATCCCGAAAGAGGATTATAGGGCGTAAGGTTATTATGATATTAATTTTATTTACAATTTTGTTCAGTCCGGGGATGATTCCACCTTATTTACTCGTTCGTGATTTAGGATTACTCGATAGTATTTGGTCCTTAATATTACCGGTGCTTACAAGTGGCTGGTATGTCATTTTAATGAAAAGTTTTTTTGATAACATTCCTCTCGAACTTGAAGAATCTGCTTTGATGGATGGGTGTAATGACCTTGGTGTTTTCTTTAGGATTATGATCCCTTTAGCTCTACCAGCAATGGCTGCATTTGGTCTGTTTTATGCGGTTTCGTACTGGAATACATTTTTCCATGCCGTATTATACATCAACGATCCAGGAAAATGGCCATTACAAGTGTTGTTGAGGAATATGTTAATTGAATCATCGACCGCAAGTGGTGGTGGATCAAATGCTGTTGAAATGTTAAGTGAGCAGAATATCCCTACTCAAACATTAAAAATGGCAGCTGTTGTTATAGCTACTCTACCAATATTATTTGTTTATCCCTTCTTACAAAAACATTTTGCGAAAGGGGTCATGCTTGGTTCTGTGAAAGGATAA